In a single window of the Flavobacterium sp. W4I14 genome:
- a CDS encoding YVTN family beta-propeller protein (product_source=TIGR02276; cath_funfam=2.130.10.10; cog=COG3391; pfam=PF04185; superfamily=51004,53649; tigrfam=TIGR02276), protein MKKSYLFILFGLLFIQKGFAQWPGKNESTQQILLPNGWKLSPAGHSLQLGDLPLNMQLSTSGKYLAITNNGQSTQSLQLLDAKTEKIIDEKVLSKSWYGIAFSKDEKHLYASGGNDNWILDFNIQNDKLGKSDTIKLGPIWPKGKISPAGIVVNKNNSKLYTVTKEDSSLYIINPTEKQILKKIQLPAIAYSCVLSADESKLYVSLWGGKSVAVIDLVSESISQRIPVGDHPNELLLNKKGNILFVANANDNTVSVINTSNNKVIETIATTLYATQLTGSTTNGLALSTNEKTLYIANADNNCLAVFDVSKPGVSQSQGFIPVGWYPTSVKVLGSKILVTNGKGNTPMANPQGPQPISKVDNSGYHMGSTANSRLQYIAGLFKGTLSFINAPKPEQLKVYTKQVYANTPFTDKRTITADGEAGNPIPRKQGEKSPIKHVFYIIKENRTYDQVLGDMPKGNGDSTLTLFGRKITPNQHAIAENYVLLDNFYVDAEVSADGHNWSMAAYATDVVEKTWPTSYGARGGSTSFEGGRPVTYPKGGFIWDYCQRAGVSYRSYGEFGDYGKANIKSLQGHMCAASPGFDMDIKDQVRVDAWQHDFDSLLVAGVVPQFNTLRISNDHTSGQKKGKYSPQAAVADNDLAVGRILEHLSHSKIWKESVVFILEDDAQNGPDHVDAHRSPAYVVGPYVKRNTPVHTMYSTSGFLRTMELILGLPPMSQYDAAAMPLYECFTATPDFTPYNVIQPLIDLDTRNVAVNESSRRSEMFNFAKEDSAPDLDLNEVVWKSVKGEQSVMPAPKRSAFVILEKKKKDDDD, encoded by the coding sequence ATGAAAAAATCATACCTATTTATATTATTCGGTTTGCTGTTCATTCAAAAAGGATTTGCACAATGGCCAGGCAAAAACGAAAGCACACAGCAGATTTTACTGCCTAATGGGTGGAAGCTGAGTCCGGCAGGGCATTCGCTGCAATTGGGCGATTTGCCTTTAAATATGCAGCTCAGCACCTCGGGTAAATACCTGGCCATTACCAACAACGGACAAAGTACCCAGTCGCTGCAATTGCTTGATGCGAAAACAGAAAAGATTATCGATGAAAAAGTGTTAAGTAAATCTTGGTACGGCATTGCTTTTAGTAAAGACGAAAAACACCTGTATGCCTCAGGCGGTAACGACAACTGGATTTTAGATTTTAATATCCAGAATGATAAATTGGGCAAAAGCGACACCATCAAATTAGGTCCCATTTGGCCAAAAGGAAAGATTAGTCCGGCGGGGATTGTGGTAAACAAAAACAACAGTAAGTTATATACGGTAACCAAAGAAGACAGCAGTTTATACATTATCAACCCCACAGAAAAGCAGATCCTGAAAAAAATCCAGTTACCTGCAATTGCCTACAGCTGTGTTTTATCTGCAGATGAAAGTAAACTGTATGTTTCACTCTGGGGTGGCAAATCTGTTGCGGTTATCGATTTAGTTTCAGAAAGCATCTCACAGCGCATTCCTGTTGGCGACCACCCTAATGAACTATTGCTTAATAAAAAAGGAAATATTTTATTCGTAGCCAATGCGAACGACAATACCGTTTCGGTAATCAATACTTCGAACAATAAGGTGATCGAAACCATTGCTACGACCCTTTATGCCACACAGTTAACAGGTTCTACCACTAATGGTTTAGCTTTAAGTACTAACGAGAAAACTTTGTACATTGCCAATGCAGATAACAACTGTTTGGCAGTTTTTGATGTGAGCAAACCAGGGGTAAGCCAGAGTCAGGGTTTTATCCCGGTAGGCTGGTACCCAACAAGTGTGAAGGTTTTAGGCTCGAAAATTTTGGTTACAAACGGCAAAGGTAATACGCCTATGGCCAACCCTCAAGGGCCACAACCTATTTCTAAAGTTGATAATAGTGGCTACCACATGGGCAGTACGGCCAATAGCCGGCTGCAGTATATTGCCGGTTTGTTTAAAGGAACCCTATCTTTTATAAATGCGCCAAAGCCTGAGCAGTTAAAAGTATATACTAAACAGGTTTATGCCAATACGCCCTTTACTGATAAAAGGACTATTACTGCCGATGGTGAAGCCGGAAATCCTATTCCGCGCAAACAAGGCGAAAAATCGCCGATTAAACATGTTTTTTATATTATTAAAGAAAACAGAACCTACGATCAGGTGCTTGGTGATATGCCAAAAGGAAACGGCGATTCTACATTAACACTTTTTGGTAGAAAAATTACACCTAACCAGCACGCCATTGCCGAAAACTACGTGCTGCTGGATAATTTCTATGTGGATGCAGAGGTAAGTGCCGATGGACACAACTGGAGCATGGCCGCTTATGCTACAGATGTAGTTGAGAAAACATGGCCGACCAGTTATGGTGCACGTGGTGGAAGTACCAGCTTTGAAGGCGGCAGGCCCGTTACTTATCCTAAGGGTGGTTTTATCTGGGATTACTGCCAAAGGGCAGGGGTAAGCTACCGCAGTTATGGTGAATTTGGCGATTATGGGAAAGCGAATATTAAATCGTTGCAAGGCCATATGTGTGCCGCTTCACCAGGTTTTGATATGGATATTAAAGATCAGGTTCGGGTAGATGCATGGCAACACGATTTCGATTCGTTACTGGTTGCAGGTGTTGTACCTCAGTTTAATACTTTAAGAATATCTAACGACCACACCAGCGGACAAAAGAAAGGTAAATACTCGCCACAGGCAGCAGTTGCCGATAACGATTTAGCTGTAGGCCGTATTTTGGAGCATTTATCGCATAGCAAAATCTGGAAAGAATCTGTTGTTTTTATTTTGGAAGACGACGCACAGAATGGCCCTGATCATGTTGATGCACACCGTTCGCCAGCTTATGTGGTTGGCCCTTATGTTAAGCGGAATACGCCTGTTCATACCATGTATTCTACCTCGGGATTTTTAAGAACCATGGAGCTTATTTTAGGTTTACCGCCAATGAGCCAGTACGATGCTGCAGCCATGCCACTGTATGAATGTTTTACGGCTACGCCCGATTTTACACCTTATAATGTGATTCAGCCGCTTATTGATTTAGATACGCGGAATGTGGCGGTGAATGAGAGCAGCAGACGTTCCGAAATGTTCAATTTTGCCAAAGAAGATTCGGCACCGGATTTAGATTTAAACGAAGTGGTGTGGAAATCGGTTAAAGGCGAGCAATCGGTAATGCCAGCACCAAAACGGAGTGCTTTTGTGATTTTGGAGAAGAAGAAAAAAGATGATGATGATTAG
- a CDS encoding hypothetical protein (product_source=Hypo-rule applied; transmembrane_helix_parts=Inside_1_118,TMhelix_119_138,Outside_139_157,TMhelix_158_177,Inside_178_180), whose amino-acid sequence MYQFYNRTVILLTGFDHTIWAISKQFRCSSDYHNMKLLKSLLAGFAGAGALNILHESVRRIDPDAPRIDLLGEQAMSRSMKSLNLETPKGNNLYLATLAGDIVSNGLYYSAIGFGSKKNIYIKGALAGFTAGLGAISIPDKVGLDDTPVSKTHKTKILTVAWYVIGGLVTAAVFNRLKKT is encoded by the coding sequence GTGTATCAATTTTATAACAGAACAGTGATTTTGCTAACTGGTTTTGACCATACAATTTGGGCAATTTCAAAACAATTTAGGTGTAGCAGCGATTATCATAATATGAAACTACTCAAATCCTTACTCGCGGGCTTCGCTGGTGCCGGAGCATTAAATATATTGCACGAAAGTGTACGGCGGATTGATCCTGATGCACCAAGGATTGATCTTTTAGGCGAACAAGCCATGTCAAGATCGATGAAAAGTCTAAATCTTGAAACGCCAAAAGGGAACAACCTATACCTGGCCACTCTTGCCGGCGATATAGTGAGCAATGGTTTATATTATAGCGCCATAGGCTTTGGCAGCAAAAAAAATATTTATATAAAGGGTGCTTTAGCAGGTTTTACCGCTGGTTTGGGCGCAATAAGCATTCCCGATAAAGTGGGATTAGATGATACTCCGGTTAGTAAAACGCATAAAACAAAGATATTAACGGTGGCCTGGTATGTTATAGGCGGGCTGGTAACGGCAGCGGTTTTTAACCGATTAAAAAAGACTTAG
- a CDS encoding murein DD-endopeptidase MepM/ murein hydrolase activator NlpD (product_source=COG0739; cath_funfam=2.70.70.10; cleavage_site_network=SignalP-noTM; cog=COG0739; ko=KO:K21472; pfam=PF01551; superfamily=51261; transmembrane_helix_parts=Inside_1_6,TMhelix_7_29,Outside_30_440), producing the protein MKTPRSILWLFSIAFATGMLSCKTGSVNLFKAASPHEQYQKKLVNAGLDKTAMGSAWLNAATMSTQKALNINIPYKENGYFAAVKVPATAYKFNATKGQKLNIKLTKVPSAGVLIYIDVWYNTDQTQKLIASADTLNNPIAFDIDETGTYLIRLQPELLQNVSYELEITAGPSLAFPIKSKNTNSIKSYWGDGRDNDARKHEGVDIFGNFRTPVLAISEGTVTRVNENNLGGKVVWMRPKGKDYTLYYAHLDEQIAIEGQEVKIGDTLGLMGNTGNARTTPTHLHFGIYTFNSAVNPLPFIDPVTKTPAAVIASSNRLNKTLRTKSAVKMFSSPQNKATVLATLNRGTIVQANAATGSYYKAELPDGGLGFIQSSSLVQATEPLKKIKINLLQQKVYDKPDSLAAIKTTLKGGETVSLLGTFGNYQLISSADKEIGWIIK; encoded by the coding sequence ATGAAAACCCCACGATCCATTCTGTGGCTTTTTTCCATTGCTTTTGCAACGGGCATGCTTTCCTGCAAAACAGGGTCTGTCAATCTATTTAAGGCCGCTAGCCCACATGAGCAGTACCAAAAAAAATTAGTGAATGCTGGCCTGGATAAAACAGCAATGGGTTCAGCATGGTTAAATGCTGCTACTATGAGTACACAAAAAGCATTAAACATTAATATTCCTTATAAAGAAAACGGTTATTTTGCTGCTGTTAAAGTCCCGGCGACTGCTTATAAATTCAATGCAACCAAAGGACAAAAATTAAATATAAAGCTTACCAAAGTGCCTTCAGCTGGTGTTTTGATCTATATCGATGTTTGGTATAACACGGATCAAACCCAAAAACTCATTGCCTCTGCCGATACGCTAAATAATCCTATTGCTTTTGATATTGATGAGACGGGCACCTATCTGATCAGGCTGCAACCAGAACTGTTGCAGAATGTATCCTACGAATTAGAAATTACAGCTGGCCCATCTCTCGCTTTTCCTATTAAATCAAAAAACACTAACAGTATAAAAAGCTATTGGGGAGATGGCAGGGATAATGATGCGAGAAAACATGAAGGTGTAGACATTTTCGGCAATTTCAGAACGCCTGTTCTGGCAATTTCAGAAGGAACGGTAACGCGGGTTAATGAAAATAACCTGGGTGGAAAAGTGGTTTGGATGCGCCCAAAAGGTAAAGATTATACTTTATATTATGCCCATTTAGATGAACAAATCGCCATAGAAGGACAGGAAGTAAAAATTGGTGATACTTTGGGGCTTATGGGAAATACCGGCAATGCCCGTACTACACCTACGCATTTACATTTTGGCATTTATACCTTTAATAGTGCTGTAAATCCACTTCCTTTTATTGATCCCGTAACCAAAACTCCAGCTGCCGTTATCGCTTCCAGTAACAGGCTAAATAAAACTTTAAGAACCAAATCTGCCGTTAAAATGTTTTCTTCACCACAAAATAAAGCAACGGTTTTAGCTACACTTAATAGGGGAACAATTGTACAGGCAAATGCTGCAACAGGAAGTTATTACAAGGCAGAGCTGCCAGATGGAGGCCTTGGTTTTATTCAAAGCAGTAGCCTTGTTCAGGCAACTGAGCCATTAAAAAAAATTAAAATAAATTTACTTCAGCAAAAAGTTTATGATAAACCCGATAGTTTAGCGGCAATTAAAACGACTTTAAAAGGAGGGGAAACGGTAAGCCTTTTAGGTACTTTTGGCAATTATCAACTCATCAGCAGCGCTGATAAAGAAATTGGCTGGATTATAAAATGA
- a CDS encoding threonine/homoserine/homoserine lactone efflux protein (product_source=COG1280; cog=COG1280; pfam=PF01810; superfamily=81343; transmembrane_helix_parts=Outside_1_4,TMhelix_5_27,Inside_28_39,TMhelix_40_62,Outside_63_76,TMhelix_77_99,Inside_100_119,TMhelix_120_139,Outside_140_153,TMhelix_154_176,Inside_177_187,TMhelix_188_210,Outside_211_217), giving the protein MLFLTFFIGIILNAMGYIPPGNINLTVAQLAINKGMRQVWYFILSFSCVEVFFTFGMMRFARWAMSDINPNEAVSEVRLSTLVDCFMIVMFLVMGTITWKNRKKVPKTSNKKEDKRSGSVLYGLILGVLNPVQIPFWLFFGNYVILHQWIETDYLSLVIFSLGSGVGSTLALYLYAHFATYIQEKFALSSLIINKSIAIFLFALAAYLVVKQVIVIL; this is encoded by the coding sequence ATGCTTTTTCTAACGTTTTTCATCGGCATCATTCTCAATGCCATGGGTTATATTCCCCCGGGCAACATTAATCTCACCGTTGCACAGCTCGCTATTAATAAGGGCATGCGGCAGGTTTGGTACTTTATTCTTTCCTTCTCTTGTGTGGAAGTGTTTTTTACCTTTGGGATGATGCGTTTTGCCCGCTGGGCCATGAGCGACATCAATCCGAATGAGGCGGTAAGCGAAGTGCGTTTAAGTACTTTAGTCGATTGTTTTATGATCGTGATGTTTTTGGTGATGGGTACCATTACCTGGAAAAACCGGAAAAAAGTGCCTAAAACGAGCAATAAAAAAGAGGATAAACGCAGCGGAAGTGTTTTATACGGATTAATTTTAGGGGTGTTAAACCCTGTTCAGATTCCATTCTGGCTGTTTTTTGGTAATTATGTAATTTTACACCAATGGATCGAAACGGATTACCTTTCATTAGTGATTTTTAGTTTGGGCTCGGGCGTTGGTTCTACACTCGCACTTTATTTATATGCTCATTTTGCAACCTACATCCAGGAGAAGTTTGCACTGAGCAGTTTAATTATCAATAAATCGATAGCGATATTTTTGTTCGCATTGGCAGCCTATCTGGTAGTCAAACAGGTAATCGTTATTCTATAA
- a CDS encoding putative MPP superfamily phosphohydrolase (product_source=COG1408; cath_funfam=3.60.21.10; cleavage_site_network=SignalP-noTM; cog=COG1408; pfam=PF00149; superfamily=56300) codes for MSNRRFFLKNSLAAAVVASISPVLSSFAEEHTAPARLGKTPKLRFAIASDGHYGQPGTEYKLHHENIVKWLNESHDKNPLNFVIINGDLVHDRPELLSEVKKEYYDKLKVPFYAIPGNHDHADAKIWKSIFGYEDNFSFEKNGVGFVLANTSDTKGTYLCPNNDFLKQELDKFKNLKTVFVVLHIPPHFWVPESPFVECPDTIKLLHSYANVKAVFHGHDHSLDAVFYTDKLPHFFDAHIGGN; via the coding sequence ATGTCTAACAGACGATTTTTTCTGAAAAATAGTTTGGCTGCAGCTGTAGTGGCCAGTATTTCGCCGGTTCTTTCTTCATTTGCGGAAGAACATACGGCGCCTGCCAGATTGGGCAAAACACCTAAATTACGTTTTGCCATTGCATCAGATGGACATTATGGCCAACCTGGAACGGAGTACAAACTGCACCACGAGAATATTGTGAAGTGGTTAAATGAATCGCATGATAAAAATCCACTCAATTTTGTGATCATTAACGGAGATCTTGTTCACGATCGTCCGGAACTCTTATCAGAAGTAAAAAAAGAATATTACGATAAACTTAAAGTTCCTTTTTATGCCATCCCGGGCAATCACGATCATGCAGATGCAAAGATCTGGAAATCGATTTTCGGTTACGAGGATAACTTTTCTTTCGAAAAAAATGGAGTGGGTTTTGTTTTGGCCAACACTTCTGATACCAAAGGCACTTATTTATGTCCTAACAATGATTTTTTAAAACAAGAACTGGATAAGTTTAAAAACCTGAAAACTGTTTTCGTGGTGCTGCATATCCCACCTCATTTCTGGGTGCCCGAAAGCCCTTTTGTCGAATGTCCGGATACGATTAAACTGCTGCACAGCTATGCAAATGTAAAAGCGGTATTTCATGGGCACGACCACAGCCTCGATGCCGTTTTTTATACCGATAAACTGCCACACTTTTTCGATGCACACATTGGCGGAAACTGA
- a CDS encoding hypothetical protein (product_source=Hypo-rule applied; cleavage_site_network=SignalP-noTM; superfamily=56935), whose product MKKTILMLIFAGTVLSCAAQKINEAKPEMKTGTDAAQPFLFSLNTLTAENARWNIHYSGSYGERTNGQFGYDGLGQQFGVKGYLGSRLTLYATAAIGFANSGGVTSAQQAEVIRDLVGGKGLTGFRLGAGLGLSRDWSSVGSAISRITASFDQTNWRMAGNLRFEKAFDKKRDKLDFISSFGYQHRVSNVLYLGFEALGQDLEGFWEKDEAEGGAKVMIGPSINLEPNHSKLSFSLSGGPVFYATRSQVIPSEAIREIGSVASGNGYTIRALVNFNLHR is encoded by the coding sequence ATGAAAAAGACAATTTTGATGCTCATTTTTGCCGGTACCGTTTTAAGCTGTGCCGCACAGAAAATAAATGAAGCCAAGCCTGAAATGAAAACAGGAACTGATGCCGCTCAGCCCTTTCTGTTTTCGCTGAATACCTTAACCGCAGAAAATGCCCGTTGGAATATCCATTATTCAGGAAGTTATGGCGAAAGAACCAACGGACAGTTTGGCTATGATGGCTTAGGGCAACAGTTTGGTGTTAAAGGATATTTAGGTAGCAGACTTACCTTGTATGCTACCGCGGCAATCGGTTTTGCCAATTCTGGCGGAGTAACCTCTGCGCAACAGGCTGAAGTAATTAGAGATTTAGTGGGCGGCAAAGGCCTTACTGGTTTTAGGTTAGGTGCTGGTTTAGGTTTAAGCAGAGACTGGTCGAGTGTTGGTTCGGCAATTAGCCGGATTACCGCTTCCTTTGATCAGACAAACTGGCGAATGGCAGGTAACCTTCGTTTTGAAAAAGCTTTTGATAAAAAAAGGGATAAGCTCGATTTTATAAGCAGCTTTGGCTATCAGCATCGTGTTTCTAATGTTTTATACCTTGGCTTCGAGGCCTTAGGGCAGGATTTAGAAGGCTTTTGGGAAAAAGACGAAGCCGAAGGTGGTGCAAAGGTAATGATCGGGCCATCAATCAATCTGGAACCAAACCATTCGAAACTTTCGTTCTCTCTTTCCGGCGGACCTGTTTTTTATGCAACCCGGAGTCAGGTAATCCCATCAGAGGCCATCCGCGAAATCGGTTCCGTAGCATCTGGTAACGGTTACACCATCAGGGCCCTGGTTAATTTTAATCTTCATCGCTAA